Proteins found in one Sphaeramia orbicularis chromosome 8, fSphaOr1.1, whole genome shotgun sequence genomic segment:
- the LOC115424953 gene encoding uncharacterized protein LOC115424953: MPPHPGGGARGRWKSLKVQNRSGLEETEALLRIQLDQVDQIQTRRQTLTQLIDQLNQQRRQCDHLGESLQKAQNALQSCDHQLAQIRAELEAVSNQLINWQRIRDELQRCVSAAQDVMHINLLSFDQSQLCVALRPRPSSHLSTNQLEPLKLSVTWSHDDRFHLEVGGELSGLVEGCSTGGRGQLSAALLNVLSSFAIDWRASQRLLVYLKSASLVYHLEVGEGYPRSGRVRLRSVRRDGLALDSSGLQPGRPDASLTEWLVLLSASSDGLD, translated from the exons Atgcccccccatccag GGGGTGGGGCCCGAGGCCGATGGAAGTCTCTGAAGGTCCAGAACCGATCGGGTCTGGAGGAGACCGAGGCTCTGCTGAGGATTCAACTGGACCAAGTGGACCAGATCCAGACCAGGAGGCAGACCCTGACCCAGCTCATAGACCAGCTGAACCAGCAG AGGAGGCAGTGTGATCACCTGGGGGAGTCTCTGCAAAAGGCCCAGAATGCATTGCAGTCATGTGATCATCAGCTGGCCCAGATAAGGGCAGAGTTGGAGGCGGTGTCGAATCAGCTGATCAACTGGCAGCGAATCAGAGACGA GTTGCAGCGCTGTGTGTCTGCTGCTCAGGACGTCATGCATATCAACCTGCTCTCCTTCGACCAATCACAGCTGTGTGTGGCGCTCAGGCCACGCCCCTCCTCTCACCTGTCCACCAATCAGCTGGAGCCTCTGAAGCTGTCAGTCACCTGGAGTCATGACGACCGCTTCCATCTGGAG GTCGGAGGTGAGCTGTCCGGTCTGGTGGAGGGCTGTTCTACAGGTGGGCGTGGTCAGCTGAGCGCCGCCCTGCTGAACGTCCTGAGCAG TTTTGCCATCGACTGGCGTGCGTCCCAGCGGCTGCTGGTCTACCTGAAGTCTGCGTCTCTGGTTTATCACCTGGAGGTGGGAGAGGGGTATCCCAGGTCCGGAAGAGTCCGACTCAGGTCTGTACGGCGGGACGGACTCGCCCTGGACTCATCTGgactacag
- the dnaaf19 gene encoding dynein axonemal assembly factor 19: MSNSQRDVINFSALQRELQTAVEAELKYKRENDAKLRAVNQKVASYQEFRDLVLASHLKPLHKTHTDASPWKQRWNPVVAPRNSHPTPPESDHHGNENPQMCSNPKVDEN, encoded by the exons ATGTCAAACTCACAGCGTGATGTCATCAACTTCTCTGCCCTCCAGCGCGAACTCCAGACAGCGGTGGAGGCGGAGCTAAAATACAAGAGAGAGAACGACGCTAAGCtgagagctgtcaatcaaaaggTGGCATCCTATCAGGAGTTCAG agACCTGGTCCTTGCGTCTCACCTGAAGCCGTTACACAAAACCCACACAGATGCGTCACCATGGAAACAACGCTGGAATCCTGTGGTCGCCCCTCGCAACAGTCACCCCACACCACCGGAGTCTGATCACCATGGCAACGAGAACCCACAGATGTGTTCGAACCCTAAAGTTGATGAAAACTGA
- the abi3a gene encoding ABI family, member 3a isoform X2: MKEQNFNEQVKSILQEAPDARRALRDNDGNLQSVADYCCTNYTQSGDDSLKALEETKNFATQSLASVAYQISTMASSVLSLLDAQTNQLRHMESSINLIGQTVEMHKEKVSRREIGAFTAVRRVPRNHKILPSNQVSQPRPPYSRRPINYQQLDGLGHGVKVSGKQSDRSGTIRKPGASSRSTKPPEPVQCPTAPPVGGSSFGKPVAPPTIPSTWQAPPECDIIDTLLDDAPPPPPSANEVPAQDEEVKIVAPPPPPPPPGSSGDIVAPPPPPPPPPLPEASTNHSGPVLAPPPAPPLCLETVVEENSFPPPSPPPPPSDAAFPLLTNDLLELPAPPPPPPPNQDVDVMIPPPPPYPPPHAPPLPSSSSSSSFLLRPRSSSSPRLCLPARLEHLDLEIPAPPPPLLLDDDGGFDSVLPPLPPPVDYDTSAPPEYLEKVVALYDYEAAKPDDLQLSQGDVIYLTRRHDDGWCEGVLHGNRGFFPENYVQSCG; encoded by the exons ATGAAGGAGCAGAACTTTAACGAGCAGGTGAAAAGCATCCTGCAGGAGGCGCCGGACGCACGACGAGCTCTGAGGGACAACGACGGCAACCTGCAGAGTGTGGCCGACTACTGCTGCACAAactacacacag TCAGGTGACGACAGTCTGAAGGCCTTGGAGGAGACTAAAAACTTCGCCACCCAGTCTCTGGCCAGCGTGGCCTATCAGATCAGTACGATGGCGAGCAGCGTCCTCAGTCTGCTGGACGCTCAGACCAATCAGCTGCGACACATGGAGTCCTCCATCAACCTGATTGGACAG ACGGTGGAGATGCACAAGGAGAAAGTGTCTCGTCGGGAGATCGGCGCCTTCACGGCGGTCCGCAGAGTCCCGCGAAACCACAAAATCCTGCCCTCAAACCAGGTGTCTCAGCCCCGCCCACCCTACAGCCGCCGACCAATTAACTACCAGCAGCTGGATGGGCTGGGCCACGGAGTGAAG GTCTCTGGGAAACAGTCGGACAGAAGCGGAACCATCCGGAAGCCCGGCGCCTCCAGCAG GTCCACTAAACCTCCGGAGCCGGTGCAGTGCCCCACGGCGCCCCCTGTCGGCGG CTCCAGTTTTGGGAAACCTGTGGCTCCGCCCACAATCCCCTCCACCTGGCAGGCTCCACCCGAGTGTGATATAATCGACACCCTGCTGGATGAcgctccaccccctcctccttcAGCCAATGAGGTTCCAGCTCAGGATGAAGAAGTTAAAATTgtggccccaccccctcctcctccaccacctggTTCATCTGGAGATATAGtggctccgcctcctcctcccccGCCCCCACCTCTTCCAGAGGCTTCTACCAATCACAGTGGTCCTGTGCTGGCCCCGCCGCCAGCTCCTCCCCTTTGCCTGGAGACAG TGGTCGAGGAGAACAGTTTCCCGcctccgtctcctcctcctcctcccagcgACGCCGCTTTTCCTCTGCTGACCAATGACCTGTTAGAACTGCCAGCTCCACCCCCTCCGCCTCCACCCAACCAGGACGTCGATG tgATGATCCCGCCTCCTCCTCCGTACCCTCCCCCCCACGCCCCCCCTctgccttcctcctcctcttcctcctccttcctccttcgtcctcgctcctcctcctcacctcggCTCTGCTTACCTGCTCGTCTGGAACACCTGG ATCTGGAGATcccagccccgccccctcctctcCTATTGGACGACGACGGCGGTTTTGACAGCGTCCTACCGCCCCTCCCCCCACCGGTCGACTACGACACCAGCGCCCCCCCTGAGTACCTGGAGAAAG tggtggcGCTGTACGACTACGAGGCCGCCAAACCCGACGACCTGCAGCTGAGCCAGGGCGACGTCATCTACCTGACGCGTCGCCATGACGACGGCTGGTGCGAGGGAGTCCTGCACGGCAACAGGGGCTTCTTCCCCGAGAACTATGTCCAATCGTGTGGCTAG
- the abi3a gene encoding ABI family, member 3a isoform X1, with protein MKEQNFNEQVKSILQEAPDARRALRDNDGNLQSVADYCCTNYTQSGDDSLKALEETKNFATQSLASVAYQISTMASSVLSLLDAQTNQLRHMESSINLIGQTVEMHKEKVSRREIGAFTAVRRVPRNHKILPSNQVSQPRPPYSRRPINYQQLDGLGHGVKVSGKQSDRSGTIRKPGASSRSTKPPEPVQCPTAPPVGGSSFGKPVAPPTIPSTWQAPPECDIIDTLLDDAPPPPPSANEVPAQDEEVKIVAPPPPPPPPGSSGDIVAPPPPPPPPPLPEASTNHSGPVLAPPPAPPLCLETVVEENSFPPPSPPPPPSDAAFPLLTNDLLELPAPPPPPPPNQDVDVSLPSSRRSRHRLPPSTRSLSLRVRSGPASRCRYTRSLFLPSIQSLMIPPPPPYPPPHAPPLPSSSSSSSFLLRPRSSSSPRLCLPARLEHLDLEIPAPPPPLLLDDDGGFDSVLPPLPPPVDYDTSAPPEYLEKVVALYDYEAAKPDDLQLSQGDVIYLTRRHDDGWCEGVLHGNRGFFPENYVQSCG; from the exons ATGAAGGAGCAGAACTTTAACGAGCAGGTGAAAAGCATCCTGCAGGAGGCGCCGGACGCACGACGAGCTCTGAGGGACAACGACGGCAACCTGCAGAGTGTGGCCGACTACTGCTGCACAAactacacacag TCAGGTGACGACAGTCTGAAGGCCTTGGAGGAGACTAAAAACTTCGCCACCCAGTCTCTGGCCAGCGTGGCCTATCAGATCAGTACGATGGCGAGCAGCGTCCTCAGTCTGCTGGACGCTCAGACCAATCAGCTGCGACACATGGAGTCCTCCATCAACCTGATTGGACAG ACGGTGGAGATGCACAAGGAGAAAGTGTCTCGTCGGGAGATCGGCGCCTTCACGGCGGTCCGCAGAGTCCCGCGAAACCACAAAATCCTGCCCTCAAACCAGGTGTCTCAGCCCCGCCCACCCTACAGCCGCCGACCAATTAACTACCAGCAGCTGGATGGGCTGGGCCACGGAGTGAAG GTCTCTGGGAAACAGTCGGACAGAAGCGGAACCATCCGGAAGCCCGGCGCCTCCAGCAG GTCCACTAAACCTCCGGAGCCGGTGCAGTGCCCCACGGCGCCCCCTGTCGGCGG CTCCAGTTTTGGGAAACCTGTGGCTCCGCCCACAATCCCCTCCACCTGGCAGGCTCCACCCGAGTGTGATATAATCGACACCCTGCTGGATGAcgctccaccccctcctccttcAGCCAATGAGGTTCCAGCTCAGGATGAAGAAGTTAAAATTgtggccccaccccctcctcctccaccacctggTTCATCTGGAGATATAGtggctccgcctcctcctcccccGCCCCCACCTCTTCCAGAGGCTTCTACCAATCACAGTGGTCCTGTGCTGGCCCCGCCGCCAGCTCCTCCCCTTTGCCTGGAGACAG TGGTCGAGGAGAACAGTTTCCCGcctccgtctcctcctcctcctcccagcgACGCCGCTTTTCCTCTGCTGACCAATGACCTGTTAGAACTGCCAGCTCCACCCCCTCCGCCTCCACCCAACCAGGACGTCGATG TTTCCCTCCCGTCCAGCAGGAGGAGTCGTCATCGTTTGCCGCCCAgcactcgctctctctctctgaggGTCCGCTCTGGCCCCGCCTCCCGCTGCCGCTACACGCGCTCCCTCTTCCTGCCTTCCATCCAATCAT tgATGATCCCGCCTCCTCCTCCGTACCCTCCCCCCCACGCCCCCCCTctgccttcctcctcctcttcctcctccttcctccttcgtcctcgctcctcctcctcacctcggCTCTGCTTACCTGCTCGTCTGGAACACCTGG ATCTGGAGATcccagccccgccccctcctctcCTATTGGACGACGACGGCGGTTTTGACAGCGTCCTACCGCCCCTCCCCCCACCGGTCGACTACGACACCAGCGCCCCCCCTGAGTACCTGGAGAAAG tggtggcGCTGTACGACTACGAGGCCGCCAAACCCGACGACCTGCAGCTGAGCCAGGGCGACGTCATCTACCTGACGCGTCGCCATGACGACGGCTGGTGCGAGGGAGTCCTGCACGGCAACAGGGGCTTCTTCCCCGAGAACTATGTCCAATCGTGTGGCTAG
- the abi3a gene encoding ABI family, member 3a isoform X3, protein MKEQNFNEQVKSILQEAPDARRALRDNDGNLQSVADYCCTNYTQSGDDSLKALEETKNFATQSLASVAYQISTMASSVLSLLDAQTNQLRHMESSINLIGQTVEMHKEKVSRREIGAFTAVRRVPRNHKILPSNQVSQPRPPYSRRPINYQQLDGLGHGVKVSGKQSDRSGTIRKPGASSRSTKPPEPVQCPTAPPVGGSSFGKPVAPPTIPSTWQAPPECDIIDTLLDDAPPPPPSANEVPAQDEEVKIVAPPPPPPPPGSSGDIVAPPPPPPPPPLPEASTNHSGPVLAPPPAPPLCLETVVEENSFPPPSPPPPPSDAAFPLLTNDLLELPAPPPPPPPNQDVDDLEIPAPPPPLLLDDDGGFDSVLPPLPPPVDYDTSAPPEYLEKVVALYDYEAAKPDDLQLSQGDVIYLTRRHDDGWCEGVLHGNRGFFPENYVQSCG, encoded by the exons ATGAAGGAGCAGAACTTTAACGAGCAGGTGAAAAGCATCCTGCAGGAGGCGCCGGACGCACGACGAGCTCTGAGGGACAACGACGGCAACCTGCAGAGTGTGGCCGACTACTGCTGCACAAactacacacag TCAGGTGACGACAGTCTGAAGGCCTTGGAGGAGACTAAAAACTTCGCCACCCAGTCTCTGGCCAGCGTGGCCTATCAGATCAGTACGATGGCGAGCAGCGTCCTCAGTCTGCTGGACGCTCAGACCAATCAGCTGCGACACATGGAGTCCTCCATCAACCTGATTGGACAG ACGGTGGAGATGCACAAGGAGAAAGTGTCTCGTCGGGAGATCGGCGCCTTCACGGCGGTCCGCAGAGTCCCGCGAAACCACAAAATCCTGCCCTCAAACCAGGTGTCTCAGCCCCGCCCACCCTACAGCCGCCGACCAATTAACTACCAGCAGCTGGATGGGCTGGGCCACGGAGTGAAG GTCTCTGGGAAACAGTCGGACAGAAGCGGAACCATCCGGAAGCCCGGCGCCTCCAGCAG GTCCACTAAACCTCCGGAGCCGGTGCAGTGCCCCACGGCGCCCCCTGTCGGCGG CTCCAGTTTTGGGAAACCTGTGGCTCCGCCCACAATCCCCTCCACCTGGCAGGCTCCACCCGAGTGTGATATAATCGACACCCTGCTGGATGAcgctccaccccctcctccttcAGCCAATGAGGTTCCAGCTCAGGATGAAGAAGTTAAAATTgtggccccaccccctcctcctccaccacctggTTCATCTGGAGATATAGtggctccgcctcctcctcccccGCCCCCACCTCTTCCAGAGGCTTCTACCAATCACAGTGGTCCTGTGCTGGCCCCGCCGCCAGCTCCTCCCCTTTGCCTGGAGACAG TGGTCGAGGAGAACAGTTTCCCGcctccgtctcctcctcctcctcccagcgACGCCGCTTTTCCTCTGCTGACCAATGACCTGTTAGAACTGCCAGCTCCACCCCCTCCGCCTCCACCCAACCAGGACGTCGATG ATCTGGAGATcccagccccgccccctcctctcCTATTGGACGACGACGGCGGTTTTGACAGCGTCCTACCGCCCCTCCCCCCACCGGTCGACTACGACACCAGCGCCCCCCCTGAGTACCTGGAGAAAG tggtggcGCTGTACGACTACGAGGCCGCCAAACCCGACGACCTGCAGCTGAGCCAGGGCGACGTCATCTACCTGACGCGTCGCCATGACGACGGCTGGTGCGAGGGAGTCCTGCACGGCAACAGGGGCTTCTTCCCCGAGAACTATGTCCAATCGTGTGGCTAG